From Dehalococcoidia bacterium, the proteins below share one genomic window:
- a CDS encoding type II CAAX endopeptidase family protein, which yields MEEKKEEQPQAEPIPWTVMDMVKGIGLIIGLTIILSAGLGIATSLLIGPDAYLEIDLQYTNINQLVEEFFDLLASEGLLQQWLLIAFAGMAVGEGAMVYGAWRFSAFKYRLGWRALGFRSFNVRRGLTLATIVVLGGLLISILYDMLMTSLWEEPTSSVTLEFTNSGLGLATIAVLAVVVAPVAEEVFFRGFLFSGIGKRYGYGWGAIVSALLFSAAHIMQPGAFLPIFLLGLLLAWLYMRTGSIWACIFTHFAYNSIALLFMILYQ from the coding sequence ATGGAAGAAAAGAAGGAAGAGCAGCCGCAAGCGGAGCCAATTCCCTGGACCGTGATGGACATGGTCAAGGGGATCGGATTGATAATAGGTTTGACAATTATTCTTTCCGCTGGCCTGGGAATTGCCACATCTCTGCTTATTGGCCCGGATGCCTATCTCGAGATCGACCTCCAATACACTAATATAAACCAACTCGTCGAGGAGTTCTTTGATCTACTTGCCTCCGAGGGCCTGCTTCAGCAGTGGCTGCTAATAGCGTTCGCGGGAATGGCAGTTGGTGAAGGGGCAATGGTCTACGGGGCATGGCGGTTCAGCGCTTTCAAGTACCGCCTTGGCTGGCGTGCCCTAGGGTTTCGCTCCTTCAATGTGAGGAGAGGCCTCACATTAGCCACCATTGTAGTACTGGGAGGCCTGTTAATCAGCATCCTCTACGATATGTTGATGACCTCATTATGGGAAGAGCCCACTTCCTCGGTGACACTCGAGTTCACTAATAGCGGTCTCGGCCTGGCGACCATTGCTGTGCTCGCAGTCGTGGTCGCCCCGGTTGCCGAGGAGGTCTTTTTCCGCGGCTTTCTATTCAGCGGCATCGGCAAACGCTATGGGTACGGCTGGGGTGCTATTGTTAGCGCCCTGCTGTTCTCGGCGGCACACATTATGCAACCGGGAGCTTTCCTTCCCATTTTCCTCTTGGGTCTCTTACTTGCCTGGCTTTACATGAGGACTGGCTCAATATGGGCCTGTATCTTCACCCATTTCGCCTATAATTCCATTGCCCTGTTATTTATGATATTATATCAGTAG
- the aroH gene encoding chorismate mutase — protein MRCRGIRGATTVDDNTREDTLAAAKELLQEMVQTNGVQEEEVTCIFFTTTPDINRTFPAAAARELGLSQVPMLCGHEMNVPGSLPMCLRILILFNTEKGAEEIVHIYTKGARELRSGSDNQEGSLEV, from the coding sequence ATGAGGTGTCGTGGCATTCGTGGGGCAACTACGGTCGATGACAATACCAGGGAAGACACCCTGGCAGCGGCCAAGGAGTTACTACAGGAGATGGTCCAGACCAATGGGGTTCAGGAAGAGGAGGTAACCTGTATCTTCTTCACTACCACCCCTGACATTAACCGCACGTTCCCCGCGGCGGCAGCCAGGGAGCTGGGTCTTTCCCAGGTACCCATGCTGTGCGGGCATGAGATGAACGTCCCCGGCAGCCTGCCCATGTGCCTGCGTATCCTGATTCTCTTCAATACGGAAAAGGGCGCAGAGGAGATCGTCCATATTTATACTAAGGGAGCCAGGGAGTTGAGATCCGGGAGCGATAACCAAGAAGGGAGTCTGGAGGTATAA
- the aroF gene encoding 3-deoxy-7-phosphoheptulonate synthase, which produces MFIVMHQGHTEKELTDILERLTQMGFTGHVSQGVERTVVGVVGRTNPELKETLELWPGVDDVVPISRPHKLAGREFQSEDSVIKVGDVTIGGEALVVIAGPCAVETEEQLLQSARAVKAAGANILRGGAFKPSTSPYSFRGLGKDGLELLAQARRETGMPVITEVMAPHDVELVLRYADILQVGARNMQNFTLLDEVGKSQMPVMLKRGLSATIQEWLLSAEYILAQGNRQVMLCERGIRTFETYTRNTMDISAIPVIKKLSHLPIIADPSHGTGKWHLVTPVSLAAVAAGADGLMVEVHPNPEHALKDGAQSLTFENFQQLMAQVVPVAASVGRKMA; this is translated from the coding sequence ATGTTTATCGTAATGCATCAAGGGCATACCGAAAAGGAACTGACGGACATTCTGGAGCGGCTGACCCAAATGGGATTCACCGGTCATGTATCCCAGGGAGTGGAGCGAACGGTGGTCGGCGTGGTAGGGCGAACCAACCCCGAACTGAAGGAGACGCTTGAGCTGTGGCCCGGAGTGGACGACGTTGTGCCCATCAGCCGGCCACATAAGCTTGCCGGTCGTGAGTTTCAGTCCGAGGATAGCGTAATCAAGGTGGGAGATGTGACCATCGGCGGTGAGGCGCTGGTAGTGATAGCTGGCCCCTGCGCCGTGGAGACCGAGGAGCAGCTCCTGCAGTCGGCGCGTGCGGTGAAGGCAGCAGGTGCCAATATCCTGCGCGGAGGTGCCTTCAAACCATCAACCTCCCCCTATAGCTTTCGCGGGCTGGGCAAGGATGGGCTCGAGCTCCTGGCGCAGGCACGCCGGGAGACCGGAATGCCCGTTATCACCGAGGTGATGGCCCCTCACGATGTAGAGTTAGTCTTACGCTATGCCGATATCCTCCAGGTAGGGGCGCGCAACATGCAGAACTTCACCCTCCTGGATGAGGTGGGCAAGTCACAAATGCCGGTTATGCTCAAAAGGGGGCTCTCGGCAACCATTCAGGAGTGGCTGCTCTCTGCAGAATACATCCTGGCCCAGGGCAACCGCCAGGTCATGCTCTGTGAGCGGGGGATCAGGACCTTCGAAACATACACCAGAAATACAATGGATATAAGTGCCATCCCCGTTATCAAGAAGCTGAGCCACCTGCCCATCATCGCCGACCCCAGCCATGGCACCGGCAAATGGCACCTGGTTACCCCCGTCTCCCTGGCCGCAGTGGCTGCCGGAGCTGACGGACTGATGGTCGAGGTTCACCCCAATCCGGAACATGCCCTCAAGGATGGCGCTCAGTCGCTCACCTTCGAAAACTTCCAGCAACTCATGGCGCAGGTCGTGCCGGTGGCGGCCTCGGTGGGACGCAAAATGGCCTGA
- a CDS encoding bifunctional riboflavin kinase/FAD synthetase, translating into MLVEEELSRAVPEGDTAFTIGVFDGVHLGHRFLIEKLKEKAASEGLMSGVITFKHHPRLLFSPRSQITCLTTLEERIRLLESLGVAHVVTLSFTPELSQLSAREFITLLKRYLRMRGLVIGPDFALGSGREGDARALKSLGEELDFSVEVVPPRLLQGKVVSSTAVRGALSRGNVKEVGELLGRYFTLTGQVSHGDARGKSLGFPTANLIPEREQALPADGVYAAQAFFSERNIGVRPAARGRSRKTAHKADSETAYQAVINIGLRPTFDGSKRIVEAHLLDFAGDLYGQKLKLELVERLRGEERFSSAQELKAQIARDMEQARSLLKRP; encoded by the coding sequence ATGCTCGTTGAGGAAGAGCTATCCAGAGCGGTGCCAGAAGGGGACACGGCGTTTACCATCGGGGTTTTCGATGGGGTTCACCTGGGGCACCGGTTTCTTATCGAGAAGCTTAAAGAGAAGGCCGCTTCTGAGGGCCTTATGAGCGGGGTGATAACCTTCAAGCACCATCCCCGCTTGTTGTTTTCGCCACGCTCCCAGATTACCTGCCTGACCACCCTCGAGGAACGGATTAGACTTCTGGAAAGCCTCGGTGTGGCGCATGTCGTTACCCTCTCCTTCACCCCTGAACTATCTCAGCTCAGTGCCCGGGAATTCATCACGCTGCTGAAGCGCTACCTCAGGATGCGGGGGCTGGTTATCGGGCCCGACTTCGCCCTAGGCAGTGGTAGAGAGGGAGATGCCCGTGCCCTTAAGTCGCTGGGTGAGGAGCTTGATTTCTCTGTCGAGGTGGTTCCGCCCAGGTTATTGCAGGGTAAGGTGGTGAGCAGCACGGCGGTCCGCGGGGCGCTCTCCCGGGGTAATGTGAAGGAGGTAGGCGAACTCCTGGGGCGATACTTCACCCTAACGGGACAGGTATCACATGGGGATGCGCGAGGTAAAAGCCTGGGATTTCCGACAGCAAACCTCATCCCGGAACGGGAGCAAGCCCTGCCTGCCGATGGGGTCTATGCTGCTCAGGCCTTCTTCTCCGAACGAAATATTGGAGTCCGCCCCGCTGCACGAGGGCGGTCTCGTAAAACGGCACACAAGGCAGACAGCGAAACGGCTTATCAGGCGGTAATAAATATCGGCCTTCGCCCCACCTTCGATGGCAGCAAGCGCATAGTGGAGGCTCACCTCCTCGATTTCGCCGGTGATCTCTATGGGCAGAAGCTCAAGCTCGAGCTGGTGGAGCGGCTGCGCGGTGAGGAGAGGTTCTCAAGTGCCCAGGAGCTGAAGGCTCAGATAGCAAGAGACATGGAGCAGGCGAGGTCGCTGCTCAAGCGCCCCTAA
- the tyrS gene encoding tyrosine--tRNA ligase, which produces MGKTNDSEHFRHLLKRGVAEIIIEEELERLLESGRKLRLKQGFDPSCPDIHLGHVVGLRKLRQFQELGHQVILIVGDWTARIGDPSGESQTRPMLSPDEVRANAETYLKQFFKVVAREKTRVVWQSEWFGKFSLSDVIGLASKFTVAQMLQRDDFSKRYASGRPIAITEFLYPLLQAYDSVEIEADVEFGGTDQTFNCLVGRELQQMMGQPPQQVFLVPLLVGTDGSMKMSKSLGNYIAIDEPPNDMYGKVMSIPDGLMMDYFELLTDVTDEELAQYRKDIASGSVNPMVLKKRLAHELVEQFHDPKAAQDAEVEFEKVVQKKEMPEEIPKARISVGAGTVHQTSGLIVVTGLAKSNSEAKRLLAQGAIEIDGKRVTSEKVIIKDGSIIKVGKRRFVRIVDADKQT; this is translated from the coding sequence ATGGGGAAGACAAACGATAGTGAGCACTTCAGGCATCTCCTGAAAAGAGGGGTTGCCGAGATCATCATCGAAGAGGAGCTGGAAAGGCTCCTGGAGTCGGGGCGAAAGCTCCGCCTAAAGCAGGGCTTCGACCCCAGCTGTCCCGACATCCACCTGGGGCATGTAGTTGGGCTCAGGAAGCTGCGCCAGTTTCAGGAGCTGGGGCACCAGGTCATCCTCATCGTCGGTGACTGGACCGCGCGTATCGGCGACCCCAGCGGCGAATCGCAGACCCGCCCCATGCTATCCCCCGATGAGGTGCGCGCCAATGCCGAGACGTATTTGAAGCAGTTCTTCAAGGTGGTCGCTAGGGAAAAGACCAGGGTGGTCTGGCAGAGCGAGTGGTTTGGCAAGTTCAGCCTCTCAGATGTCATTGGACTTGCCAGCAAGTTTACCGTGGCCCAGATGCTGCAGCGGGACGACTTCTCCAAAAGGTACGCCTCAGGCCGCCCCATCGCCATCACCGAGTTTCTCTACCCCTTGCTTCAGGCCTATGACTCCGTAGAAATCGAGGCCGATGTTGAGTTCGGGGGCACCGACCAGACCTTCAACTGCCTGGTAGGGCGGGAGCTTCAGCAGATGATGGGGCAACCCCCGCAGCAGGTCTTCCTGGTGCCTCTGCTTGTGGGCACCGACGGCAGCATGAAGATGTCGAAAAGCCTGGGGAACTACATCGCCATCGATGAGCCCCCAAATGACATGTATGGCAAGGTGATGAGCATTCCCGACGGCCTCATGATGGACTACTTCGAGCTCCTTACCGATGTCACTGATGAAGAGCTTGCCCAGTACCGCAAGGATATTGCTAGCGGTTCGGTGAACCCGATGGTCTTGAAGAAGAGATTAGCCCATGAGCTGGTGGAGCAGTTCCACGACCCTAAGGCTGCTCAGGATGCGGAGGTGGAGTTCGAGAAGGTGGTTCAGAAAAAAGAAATGCCAGAGGAGATACCTAAAGCTCGCATTTCAGTCGGAGCCGGAACCGTTCATCAAACCTCCGGTCTAATTGTCGTGACCGGGCTTGCCAAAAGCAACAGCGAGGCAAAGCGCCTTTTAGCCCAAGGGGCCATTGAGATTGACGGTAAGCGAGTTACCAGCGAGAAAGTAATAATCAAAGACGGCAGCATCATCAAGGTGGGCAAGCGCCGCTTTGTTAGAATCGTTGATGCCGATAAGCAAACCTGA
- a CDS encoding alanine--glyoxylate aminotransferase family protein — protein sequence MQLRIPGPTPLPDEILQTMTRQMINHRGPQFAEIIHKVTDILKAMFQTEGDVFLLTCSGTGGMEAAIVNTLSPGDKVLVVANGAFGDRFADIAEIFGAHVERLSFEWGTAVDPQEVRRALSNDAGIKAVLVTHNETSTAVTNDLAAISAVVQEYEKLLIVDAISSLGCIDLPTDKWGCDVVITGSQKGWMAPPGLAMVSVSDRAWQAQAQAKMPKYYWDFAKAKKFLEKGQTPWTPAVSTFYALDAALELLQREGLKNIFARHARIAAKAREAVKSLGLSLFADESCASNTITAVKATKGLDSKKLLKILREEYDTVLAGGQQRLDGKIFRIGHLGYVNEGDIDAVIEALKAALPQAGFSG from the coding sequence ATGCAGTTACGCATTCCCGGACCCACCCCGCTACCCGATGAAATCCTGCAGACGATGACCAGGCAGATGATCAATCATCGCGGGCCCCAGTTTGCCGAGATAATCCATAAGGTAACCGACATCCTCAAAGCCATGTTTCAGACCGAGGGGGACGTATTTCTCCTCACCTGCTCCGGAACCGGAGGCATGGAGGCAGCCATCGTGAACACCCTCTCGCCAGGGGACAAGGTGCTGGTAGTGGCCAACGGAGCCTTTGGCGACCGCTTTGCCGATATCGCCGAGATATTCGGCGCTCATGTTGAGCGGCTCAGCTTTGAGTGGGGCACCGCCGTCGACCCCCAGGAGGTGCGCCGGGCGCTTTCCAATGACGCCGGCATAAAAGCAGTGCTGGTGACTCATAATGAAACATCCACTGCTGTAACCAATGATTTAGCTGCTATAAGCGCTGTGGTTCAAGAGTACGAAAAGCTCCTTATAGTGGACGCCATCAGCAGTCTAGGCTGCATTGACCTGCCCACCGACAAGTGGGGGTGCGATGTGGTGATTACCGGCTCGCAGAAGGGGTGGATGGCCCCTCCCGGGCTGGCGATGGTCAGCGTCAGCGACCGCGCATGGCAGGCGCAGGCTCAAGCCAAGATGCCCAAATACTACTGGGACTTCGCCAAAGCCAAGAAATTTCTAGAGAAAGGGCAGACCCCCTGGACCCCGGCTGTTTCTACGTTCTACGCCCTCGATGCTGCCCTAGAGCTGCTTCAGCGAGAGGGGCTCAAAAACATCTTTGCACGCCATGCCCGCATAGCGGCGAAGGCGAGGGAGGCGGTGAAATCGCTGGGGCTCTCCCTATTTGCTGATGAAAGCTGCGCTTCAAACACGATCACGGCGGTTAAGGCGACTAAAGGTCTCGACTCTAAGAAGCTTCTCAAGATCCTGCGGGAGGAGTATGATACTGTACTCGCCGGAGGGCAGCAGCGGCTGGACGGTAAGATCTTTCGCATCGGTCACCTCGGCTATGTAAACGAGGGGGACATCGATGCCGTGATCGAGGCGCTGAAGGCGGCCCTGCCCCAGGCAGGCTTCTCCGGGTGA
- the serA gene encoding phosphoglycerate dehydrogenase, which yields MRVLIADPIAQEGIEALRAHAEVDVRLGLGHDELIAAIGDYDAIVVRSETKVSAEIIEAGHKLQVIGRAGVGVDNIDIEAATRKGIVVVNAPTGNTISAAEHTIAMMLALARHIPQANVRLKTGDWRRQDFLGTELRNKTLGIIGLGNVGSEVARRAIGFQMRLIAYDPFVSTEYAQNLGVDLVSFEVLLKESDFITIHTPLTKTTRRLIGAKELAIVKPTVRIINCARGGVIDEEALYKAIEGGAAAGAAIDVFTEEPAKDSILFKSDKILVTPHLAASTAEAQAGAALDVAEQIIAVLHSEPARYAVNTPLISPETLAVVGPFLSVARQIGRLLYQLGEGQISTIIIKYEGEIANHDTAALKAAVLGGLLETISEERVNLVNANIIAQRRGLKITEQKDINCENYGNLITLEVTSSTGTVTVAGTVMRGEPHLVRVNSYWIDVVPRGGYFLFSDHRDRPGLIGAVGTILGDADINISSMQLGRLEPRGRALLVLELDQPVDEELLLKLQSLSEIYTMKLVKL from the coding sequence ATGAGGGTATTAATCGCTGATCCCATCGCTCAGGAGGGCATCGAAGCGCTTCGCGCCCATGCCGAGGTGGATGTCAGGCTGGGGCTGGGTCACGATGAGCTTATCGCCGCCATTGGTGATTACGATGCCATCGTGGTAAGGAGCGAGACCAAGGTCTCAGCGGAGATCATCGAGGCGGGACATAAGCTCCAGGTCATCGGTCGTGCTGGTGTGGGGGTAGACAATATCGATATAGAGGCGGCAACGAGGAAGGGCATCGTGGTGGTAAATGCCCCCACGGGGAATACCATCTCGGCTGCGGAGCATACCATCGCCATGATGCTCGCCCTGGCACGACACATCCCCCAGGCAAACGTGAGACTCAAGACAGGGGATTGGCGCCGCCAAGATTTCCTAGGCACTGAGCTGAGGAATAAGACGCTGGGCATCATTGGATTAGGTAATGTAGGCTCCGAGGTTGCACGGCGCGCCATCGGGTTTCAGATGCGCCTTATCGCCTATGACCCCTTTGTATCTACCGAATACGCACAAAATCTGGGGGTGGATCTGGTCTCCTTTGAGGTTCTCCTTAAAGAATCTGACTTTATCACTATACACACCCCGCTCACCAAGACAACCAGGAGGCTAATTGGTGCCAAGGAACTGGCGATAGTCAAGCCAACTGTGCGCATAATCAATTGTGCCCGTGGGGGTGTCATCGATGAAGAGGCGCTTTATAAGGCTATTGAGGGGGGGGCGGCAGCAGGTGCAGCTATCGATGTCTTTACTGAGGAGCCGGCAAAGGATAGCATCCTCTTCAAGAGCGATAAGATTCTGGTCACCCCGCACCTGGCGGCATCCACCGCCGAGGCCCAGGCAGGCGCGGCCCTGGATGTGGCGGAGCAGATAATCGCGGTGCTCCACAGCGAGCCTGCCAGGTATGCAGTGAATACCCCACTGATCTCACCGGAGACGCTTGCCGTGGTCGGACCGTTCCTGAGCGTCGCCCGGCAGATAGGCCGTCTGCTCTATCAGCTGGGTGAAGGTCAGATAAGCACTATCATCATCAAGTATGAAGGGGAGATCGCTAACCACGACACTGCGGCGCTAAAGGCAGCAGTCCTAGGCGGCCTGCTAGAAACCATCAGCGAGGAGCGGGTTAACCTGGTAAACGCCAATATCATCGCACAACGGCGCGGGCTGAAGATCACCGAGCAAAAAGACATCAACTGCGAAAATTATGGAAACCTGATAACCCTCGAAGTGACCTCCAGCACCGGGACAGTCACGGTAGCGGGCACGGTGATGAGGGGCGAGCCTCACCTCGTGAGGGTTAACAGCTACTGGATTGATGTCGTACCGAGGGGGGGTTATTTTCTGTTTAGCGATCATCGCGACCGCCCCGGGCTTATCGGAGCGGTAGGCACGATATTGGGTGACGCTGATATTAACATCAGCTCGATGCAGCTGGGTCGACTCGAGCCTCGAGGTCGGGCGCTTCTGGTGCTCGAGCTCGATCAGCCTGTCGACGAAGAACTGCTGCTCAAGCTTCAATCGCTATCCGAAATCTACACAATGAAGCTGGTGAAGCTTTGA
- the ligA gene encoding NAD-dependent DNA ligase LigA: MADIERAKERIAELREQINHHNHRYYVLDSPEIADAEYDALMADLRELEEEHPGFITPESPTQRVGAAPIEAFGAVEHRVPLLSLANVFSSGELLGWHKRISNLVPGREMDFVCELKLDGLAVALTYTDGRFTTGATRGDGYRGEDITQNLKTIKSIPLTVPKGAPRKFEVRGEVYLSKAGFGRLNRERAEEGQPLFANPRNAAAGSVRQLDPRVTAKRPLDIYIYGLGYTEGEGIGEREMPPTHWETMEYLKSMGFKISPYNTHVSDISGADNYYLRWVKERENLEFDADGIVIKVNSLGLQRALGTVGHDPRWAVAYKFPAIQATTRLLDIGINVGRTGSLNPYAILEPVSVSGVTIKRAALHNEEDIRRKDIRIGDTVVVQRAGEVIPEVVAPVLSRRSGQERLFVMPSRCPVCGVKVVKPEGEVMTRCTNATCPAQIYELLTHFVSRGAMDIDGIGEKLAAALLKEGLVKNVADLYSLRKQDLIDLERMGEKSVQNLLDAIEKSKERPFARVIFALGIRHVGAETAELLVSHLGSMDKLANASIDDLLEVPTVGPKVAESIRAFFRQEDNRRIIDKMRKAGVRLEQERKVPGELPLAGREFVLTGKLEALPRGEAEARIRELGGSVGSSVTRKTTDVVAGAEPGSKLERARSLGTRLLNEDEFRHLLEEGNINKGVENG, from the coding sequence GTGGCTGATATCGAACGGGCTAAAGAGAGGATCGCGGAACTCCGGGAACAGATAAACCACCACAACCACCGCTACTACGTGCTCGACAGCCCTGAGATCGCGGACGCCGAGTATGACGCGCTGATGGCTGATCTGAGGGAGCTGGAGGAGGAGCACCCCGGATTTATCACCCCCGAATCGCCGACGCAGCGGGTGGGCGCCGCCCCCATCGAGGCCTTCGGTGCGGTGGAGCACCGCGTGCCGCTGTTGAGCCTAGCCAATGTCTTCTCCTCCGGAGAGCTACTCGGCTGGCACAAGAGAATCTCAAACCTGGTGCCGGGGCGTGAGATGGACTTCGTCTGTGAGCTCAAGCTCGACGGGCTTGCCGTCGCCCTGACGTATACCGATGGCCGCTTTACTACCGGAGCAACGCGGGGCGATGGCTATCGAGGCGAGGATATCACCCAGAACCTTAAGACCATTAAGAGCATCCCCCTCACCGTCCCCAAAGGTGCCCCGCGGAAATTTGAGGTCAGGGGTGAGGTCTATCTCTCCAAGGCTGGCTTCGGAAGACTGAACCGGGAGCGGGCAGAGGAGGGCCAGCCTCTTTTTGCCAACCCCAGAAATGCCGCCGCCGGCTCGGTACGTCAGCTAGATCCACGGGTTACGGCGAAGCGCCCCCTGGACATCTATATCTACGGCCTGGGATATACCGAAGGGGAAGGGATAGGCGAGCGAGAAATGCCCCCAACTCACTGGGAAACCATGGAGTATCTCAAGTCAATGGGATTTAAAATAAGCCCATATAATACTCATGTTTCCGATATTAGCGGTGCGGATAACTACTATCTGCGCTGGGTTAAGGAGAGAGAGAACCTGGAATTTGATGCCGATGGCATTGTGATTAAGGTAAACTCATTAGGGCTTCAGCGAGCATTGGGTACGGTGGGTCACGACCCCCGCTGGGCAGTGGCCTATAAATTCCCCGCTATTCAGGCCACTACCAGGCTTCTCGACATCGGCATTAATGTGGGGCGAACGGGTAGCCTCAACCCCTACGCCATCCTAGAGCCGGTATCAGTTAGCGGTGTCACCATCAAGCGGGCAGCACTCCACAACGAGGAGGATATCCGGCGTAAGGACATTCGCATCGGCGACACGGTGGTGGTGCAGCGCGCCGGCGAGGTCATTCCCGAGGTGGTCGCTCCCGTTTTATCCAGGCGCAGCGGTCAGGAAAGGCTCTTCGTGATGCCATCCCGGTGCCCCGTTTGCGGCGTCAAGGTGGTTAAGCCGGAGGGTGAGGTGATGACGCGGTGCACCAACGCCACCTGTCCCGCCCAGATATATGAGCTCCTCACCCACTTCGTCTCCCGCGGCGCCATGGACATCGACGGGATAGGGGAAAAGCTGGCTGCCGCCCTGCTTAAAGAAGGTCTGGTTAAAAATGTCGCCGATCTCTACTCACTTCGCAAGCAAGACCTGATAGACCTGGAGAGGATGGGGGAAAAGAGCGTCCAGAATTTGCTAGATGCCATCGAGAAGAGCAAGGAGCGCCCTTTTGCAAGGGTAATCTTCGCTCTAGGCATCAGGCATGTCGGTGCCGAGACCGCGGAGCTCCTGGTCAGCCACTTAGGTAGCATGGACAAGCTGGCCAACGCCTCTATCGATGATCTCCTTGAGGTGCCTACCGTTGGCCCCAAGGTCGCAGAGAGCATCCGTGCCTTCTTCCGGCAGGAGGATAACCGCCGCATTATTGACAAGATGAGAAAGGCAGGGGTAAGGCTTGAGCAGGAAAGGAAAGTCCCAGGCGAGCTGCCACTGGCTGGGCGAGAGTTCGTGCTCACCGGCAAGCTGGAAGCGCTACCCCGGGGTGAGGCCGAGGCACGTATCAGGGAGCTCGGCGGCAGCGTGGGCTCGAGCGTCACCAGAAAGACAACCGACGTGGTAGCAGGGGCCGAGCCGGGCTCGAAGCTGGAGAGGGCGCGTTCCCTGGGCACCAGGCTGCTTAACGAGGATGAATTTCGTCACCTCCTCGAGGAGGGCAATATAAATAAAGGAGTAGAAAATGGCTAG
- a CDS encoding flavodoxin domain-containing protein, which yields MARVLIVYHSQSGNTEEMAQAVAEGARSVEGTEVALKRAFDATAKDLISCDAVAFGTSTNFAYISGGLKDFFDRTLIQCQDKTTDKPYCTFTSSGMGKRKALDVLDGICSAYKLRKTGEGIMAPGKATPEILAELREMGKRLATT from the coding sequence ATGGCTAGAGTATTGATCGTTTACCATTCACAGAGCGGGAATACAGAGGAGATGGCGCAGGCGGTAGCGGAAGGGGCGCGGTCGGTGGAAGGAACCGAGGTCGCCCTTAAGCGGGCCTTCGATGCTACCGCTAAGGACCTCATTAGCTGCGATGCGGTGGCCTTTGGCACCTCAACAAACTTCGCCTACATATCCGGAGGCTTAAAGGACTTCTTCGATCGCACCCTTATTCAGTGCCAGGACAAGACCACCGACAAGCCCTACTGCACCTTCACCAGCAGCGGTATGGGAAAGAGGAAAGCCCTCGATGTCCTCGATGGCATATGTTCCGCCTATAAACTGAGGAAGACCGGTGAAGGTATCATGGCTCCGGGCAAGGCCACCCCCGAGATCCTCGCCGAGCTGCGTGAGATGGGTAAGAGGCTGGCCACCACCTGA
- the pth gene encoding aminoacyl-tRNA hydrolase translates to MKLIVGLGNPGKSYAGNRHNVGFQCLDHFATQHRIPIKERRLRLKTLKAKYGTGEVAGTPLILAKPRTYMNHSGAAVVQLVRRFEISLDNLIVIHDDLDLPLGKLRIRQRGGAAGHKGVASIITSLGSEEFYRIRVGISRPDGDEVSYVLSDFSSEEKEIAGEAFARVADAILCILTEGIEAAMNRFN, encoded by the coding sequence ATGAAACTGATTGTCGGGCTAGGAAATCCAGGGAAGAGCTATGCCGGTAACCGCCATAACGTGGGGTTCCAGTGTCTCGACCACTTCGCTACTCAGCACCGCATACCTATAAAAGAGCGAAGGTTAAGGCTCAAAACACTAAAGGCCAAATACGGGACGGGCGAGGTTGCCGGTACGCCGCTGATACTGGCCAAGCCCCGAACATACATGAACCACAGCGGGGCGGCGGTGGTCCAGCTAGTGCGCCGCTTCGAGATATCGCTGGATAACCTCATTGTGATCCACGACGACCTGGACCTGCCCCTAGGCAAACTGCGCATCCGCCAGCGTGGCGGTGCAGCGGGGCATAAGGGCGTAGCATCCATCATAACCTCCCTGGGAAGCGAGGAGTTCTACAGAATTCGCGTCGGCATCAGCCGCCCCGATGGCGATGAGGTCTCCTACGTGCTGAGCGATTTCAGCTCTGAGGAAAAGGAAATCGCAGGGGAAGCCTTTGCCCGGGTCGCCGATGCCATCCTTTGCATACTAACTGAGGGGATCGAGGCGGCGATGAATCGCTTTAACTAA
- a CDS encoding TIGR00725 family protein, with amino-acid sequence MEPGLFITVIGASDCSAEETKLAEEVGRELARRGATLICGGLEGVMEAACRGAYSQGGITIGILPGNSRKDANPYVRIPIVTGMGYTRNAIVAKSGQAVIAIGGSYGTLSEIAYALQSDIPVIGLGTWSLARGGVADKSIIVAQNPMDAVEKAIGVIRKG; translated from the coding sequence ATGGAACCAGGGTTATTCATTACCGTAATAGGCGCAAGCGATTGCTCCGCAGAAGAGACCAAGCTCGCCGAGGAGGTGGGGCGGGAGCTGGCAAGGCGCGGCGCCACCCTGATCTGCGGCGGTCTCGAGGGGGTGATGGAGGCAGCATGTCGGGGAGCCTACTCCCAAGGTGGTATTACTATTGGTATCCTACCCGGGAACAGCCGCAAAGATGCCAATCCCTATGTTCGAATCCCCATCGTCACCGGCATGGGCTATACCAGAAATGCTATCGTCGCCAAATCGGGTCAGGCAGTGATCGCCATCGGCGGCAGCTATGGGACCCTTTCCGAGATCGCCTATGCACTGCAAAGTGACATCCCGGTTATCGGACTGGGCACCTGGTCACTGGCACGGGGAGGTGTGGCGGATAAATCCATAATCGTGGCTCAAAATCCTATGGATGCCGTGGAAAAGGCCATTGGCGTAATAAGGAAGGGCTAG